ATTCATAATACCGAATGCCAAATCCTCATCCTAActagtataaattaataataatattaattattattcacgaAAGTCCGTAACAGGAATACTTTCGTATTCTTTAGCGAATTTTAAAGAGCCCGCCGATCTGAGCCGAATCTAACTATAATATTGAGACATCTACAGCAGTAAAAACTTACTAAACATCGGATCAGATCATAACAATATTAACCGTAACTGCTGGAAGTCAACACTTACTGAGAAAGCGCTGGCTATCAGGGTCCATAGTATaaccgtttttttttctcattgaaAAAGCCCTCTGTGACTTATTAGAGGTTATGTTAATGTAAACACAACTCGGTTGAATACACAGTGTAAAAGgtatttgatataaaatacatattaaaacgtaatttaaaatatttattcaatagttATTAGATGGTTATGTctagatattaatattaattaaggtatcatattacaaattaattatgagtGAAAAACGGAAAATATTAGTATGTGGCGATGTTCAAGGAAATTTACGATTGTTATTTTCAAaagtcgaaaaaataaaaaaaaaaagtcctcCATTTGATTTACTGTTCtgtattggaaatttttttggtgaaaATAATAGCCAATTAGAAGAATACAAGAGTGCAAAAGCTAAAATTCCAatcaaaacatttattattggGCCTAACCGAACTTCAGACTTGGGACATTATCTAAACTTGGAAAGCTCCGAAATTTGTCctgatttaatatatttaggCAAACGTGGATTATATATTACAGATTCAGGTCTAAAAGTAGCGTATGTCAGCGGTATTGATGAACCAGAATCAACGTTAcctaaagaaattttattgaccGAGAACGACGTTACTTCAGTGAGAAATACATGTTTGAAAAATCAACCCAATTTTAGAGGAGTTGATATTCTATTGAGTTCCCAGTGGCCCATAGATGTCAATCGCCTTGATTCTACGAATCAAAAACTTCATTTTCGTGGTTCGAAGCTGATTGCATGGTTAGCTGCCCAAATTAAACCGAGATATCATGTATGTGCTTTGGAAGAAAGTTTTTATGAACCACCTCCTTACAGGTAATTGATACACATATTACTCTTTTTAGATTTGTTGTGATTGGCTTTTTCTtctatttcttaatattttactacGTGGTAAAGTAAGACTAGTGGTTCAAATGATTAacgtcaatttttctttttcagaaacaaatcaataaatggagaaaatattgaaattgcTACAAGATTTGTTGCTTTGGCACACATAACAAATACAGAGAAGAAAAAATGGATTTATGCTCTGAATTTAATTCCTATTGATCGTATGCGCTTAGTAGATTTAGCGACCAAAACAACCGATGAAAAGCCTTTTCCTTATCCTACATGGACATTAAATTCAGATTGTTTTAACAGCGACAGTGATATGAAGCCACGTCAATATTTTTATGGCTTAAAACCAAATGAAAATAAACGTTCATCAGAAAACTCAAAaggtacaaaaaaaatgaaaatagaaTTCGACCAAGCAAAATGCTGGTTTTGTTTATCAAGCCCACAAAttgataaacatttaattgtaTCGATTGGCGATCAAGTATATGTGGCTTTGGCAAAGGGTGGATTAGTAGATGATCATTTACTAATTTTGCCTGTAAGTCATCATCAGAGTTTAGTAGCATTACCggaaaaaatcgaaaaggaaattaataaaacaaaagacaTATTAACTcgttattattcttatattgGAAAAGTACCAGtattttttgaacgaaattatAAGAGTTCTCACTGTCAGCTACAAGTAAT
The sequence above is drawn from the Cotesia glomerata isolate CgM1 unplaced genomic scaffold, MPM_Cglom_v2.3 scaffold_746, whole genome shotgun sequence genome and encodes:
- the LOC123274790 gene encoding CWF19-like protein 1 encodes the protein MSEKRKILVCGDVQGNLRLLFSKVEKIKKKSPPFDLLFCIGNFFGENNSQLEEYKSAKAKIPIKTFIIGPNRTSDLGHYLNLESSEICPDLIYLGKRGLYITDSGLKVAYVSGIDEPESTLPKEILLTENDVTSVRNTCLKNQPNFRGVDILLSSQWPIDVNRLDSTNQKLHFRGSKLIAWLAAQIKPRYHVCALEESFYEPPPYRNKSINGENIEIATRFVALAHITNTEKKKWIYALNLIPIDRMRLVDLATKTTDEKPFPYPTWTLNSDCFNSDSDMKPRQYFYGLKPNENKRSSENSKGTKKMKIEFDQAKCWFCLSSPQIDKHLIVSIGDQVYVALAKGGLVDDHLLILPVSHHQSLVALPEKIEKEINKTKDILTRYYSYIGKVPVFFERNYKSSHCQLQVIPVNKNLEPYVKSTFQEIAKIENIQFSTINSSLKEVTSPGETYFYVQLPSGEQLFHKIAKNFPLQFGRQVLASRKILNLNDRIDWKTCEMNKDEEIKIVTEIRKNIQTYQLDL